Proteins encoded together in one Kitasatospora albolonga window:
- a CDS encoding transcriptional regulator: protein MASLNVGNLGEYLREQRNAAQLSLRQLADAAGVSNPYLSQIERGLRKPSADVLQQVAKALRISAETLYVRAGILDEREREELETRAVILADPSINERQKNVLLQIYDSFRRENGFVPETDKADGTDGADRTPRTDETPEAGKTPTAADETPKTADARKDDNPHS from the coding sequence ATGGCATCACTCAACGTCGGCAATCTCGGTGAGTACCTCCGCGAGCAGCGCAATGCCGCGCAGCTCTCGCTGCGGCAGCTCGCCGATGCCGCCGGGGTGTCGAATCCGTATCTCAGCCAGATCGAGCGCGGCCTGCGCAAGCCCAGTGCGGACGTGTTGCAGCAGGTGGCCAAGGCGCTGCGGATCTCGGCCGAGACCCTCTACGTCCGGGCGGGAATCCTCGACGAGCGGGAGCGGGAGGAGCTCGAGACGCGGGCGGTCATTCTGGCCGATCCGTCGATCAACGAGCGGCAGAAGAACGTCCTTCTGCAGATTTACGACTCCTTCCGCCGCGAGAACGGGTTCGTCCCCGAGACGGACAAGGCGGATGGTACGGACGGGGCTGACAGGACGCCCAGGACGGATGAGACGCCCGAGGCGGGCAAGACGCCCACGGCGGCGGACGAGACGCCCAAGACGGCGGATGCCAGGAAAGACGACAACCCTCACAGCTAG
- a CDS encoding phosphatase produces the protein MPVPVPQQRDVPAAEPHHGADLTVLVIEDDPAGSITGPELSAAAGTRVRIRTARNLTEADRLLTDDVDCILLDLALPVPAAGTGAPSPSGGGDHRPEPAPQRAEELAVLTHVLRIAPLHAVLVLTAQDDTELAAEAVRVGAQDYLFRGELDARVLSRAIRYAVERKRADIAQHQLTESGLRAQENARLERGLLPTPLLEGSDLSFAARYRPGRSRALLGGDFYDTVRTPDGTVHAMIGDVCGHGPDEAALGVELRIAWRALTLAGLCGDQLLSTLQQVLEHERQSEEIFATLCTVDIAPDGRRAGLCLAGHPAPLLARHGRPARLLPYEDGGPALGLLPRARWPRRQVELGGEWSLMMYTDGLIEGRVGPGSSQRLGQDGMVAMVNSRLEQGLAGEELLEAAVAEVRELNGGELTDDVAVLLLGRDPERIRRRGRSAPRPGPAPSAAASASASSAAQRPPLYGP, from the coding sequence ATGCCCGTACCCGTACCGCAGCAACGTGACGTTCCCGCTGCGGAGCCCCACCATGGCGCCGACCTCACCGTGCTGGTGATCGAGGACGACCCGGCGGGCAGCATCACGGGTCCCGAACTCTCGGCAGCGGCCGGAACCCGGGTCCGTATCCGTACCGCCCGGAATCTCACCGAGGCGGACCGGCTGCTCACCGACGACGTCGACTGCATCCTGCTGGACCTCGCGCTGCCCGTACCGGCCGCGGGCACGGGCGCCCCCTCCCCGTCCGGCGGCGGGGACCACCGCCCGGAGCCCGCCCCGCAGCGGGCCGAGGAGCTGGCGGTCCTCACCCACGTCCTGCGCATCGCCCCGCTCCACGCGGTCCTCGTGCTCACCGCGCAGGACGACACGGAGCTGGCGGCCGAGGCGGTACGGGTCGGGGCACAGGACTACCTCTTCCGCGGCGAGCTGGACGCGCGGGTGCTGAGCCGCGCCATCCGGTACGCCGTCGAGCGGAAGCGCGCCGACATCGCCCAGCACCAGCTGACGGAGTCCGGGCTGCGCGCCCAGGAGAACGCCCGCCTGGAACGCGGCCTCCTGCCGACCCCGCTGCTGGAGGGCTCCGACCTGAGCTTCGCCGCCCGCTACCGGCCGGGCCGCAGCCGCGCCCTGCTCGGCGGCGACTTCTACGACACCGTGCGCACCCCGGACGGCACGGTCCACGCGATGATCGGCGACGTCTGCGGGCATGGCCCGGACGAGGCGGCGCTCGGGGTCGAGCTGCGGATCGCCTGGCGGGCGCTGACCCTGGCCGGGCTCTGCGGCGACCAGCTGCTCTCCACGCTCCAGCAGGTGCTGGAGCACGAACGGCAGAGCGAGGAGATCTTCGCGACGCTCTGCACGGTCGACATCGCGCCCGACGGCCGCCGCGCCGGGCTCTGCCTGGCGGGCCACCCCGCACCCCTGCTGGCCCGCCACGGCCGCCCGGCCCGGCTGCTCCCGTACGAGGACGGCGGCCCGGCGCTCGGGCTGCTGCCGCGCGCACGGTGGCCGCGCCGCCAGGTCGAGCTGGGCGGGGAGTGGAGCCTGATGATGTACACGGACGGGCTGATCGAGGGCCGCGTCGGGCCGGGCAGCAGTCAGCGGCTCGGCCAGGACGGCATGGTCGCGATGGTCAACAGCCGACTGGAACAGGGGCTGGCGGGCGAGGAGCTGCTGGAGGCGGCGGTCGCCGAGGTGCGGGAGCTCAACGGCGGCGAGCTGACGGACGACGTGGCGGTGCTGCTGCTGGGCCGCGACCCGGAGCGGATACGGCGGCGGGGCCGGAGCGCCCCGCGCCCCGGCCCCGCACCTTCCGCCGCTGCTTCTGCTTCCGCTTCTTCTGCCGCTCAGCGCCCGCCGTTGTACGGCCCGTAG
- a CDS encoding SAM-dependent methyltransferase, with the protein MTDECFGHPRLAAIYDPLDPDRSDLDAYVQMTEEFGARQVLDIGCGTGVFALLLAERGIEVVGVDPAQASIDVARAKPGSEQVHWICGDAVALPPMQVDLATMTANAAQEILVPQAWRETLRGAYEALRPGGRLVFETRDPAKRAWEEWNREASYRVTEIPDVGPVESWVQVIEVSEPLVTFRWTYVFAADGEVMTSDSTLRFRERQEVETELIAQGYVVEDVCDAPDRPGKEFVFVARRP; encoded by the coding sequence ATGACAGACGAATGCTTTGGACATCCACGGCTCGCCGCGATCTACGACCCACTCGACCCCGATCGCAGCGATCTCGACGCGTACGTCCAGATGACGGAAGAGTTCGGGGCACGTCAAGTGCTGGACATCGGCTGTGGAACAGGCGTGTTCGCGCTTCTACTGGCTGAACGCGGGATCGAAGTCGTGGGTGTCGATCCCGCTCAAGCGTCCATCGACGTGGCCCGAGCCAAACCGGGCAGCGAGCAAGTGCACTGGATCTGTGGCGATGCCGTGGCACTCCCGCCGATGCAGGTCGACCTGGCAACCATGACGGCGAACGCCGCCCAGGAAATCCTGGTTCCGCAGGCATGGCGCGAGACCCTGCGTGGCGCGTACGAAGCATTACGGCCTGGCGGCCGTCTGGTGTTCGAGACCCGGGACCCAGCCAAACGCGCCTGGGAGGAGTGGAACCGCGAAGCCTCATATCGCGTAACGGAGATCCCGGATGTCGGCCCAGTCGAAAGCTGGGTCCAAGTGATCGAGGTGAGCGAGCCGCTGGTGACGTTCCGCTGGACCTATGTGTTCGCTGCCGACGGGGAGGTAATGACGTCGGACTCCACCCTGCGCTTCCGCGAGCGGCAGGAGGTCGAGACGGAGCTGATCGCGCAGGGGTACGTGGTGGAGGACGTATGCGACGCGCCCGACAGGCCGGGCAAGGAGTTCGTCTTCGTCGCGCGACGTCCGTAG
- a CDS encoding glycoside hydrolase: MNRRRCAAAAITLVCALGLLTVPVQAMAAPLPDVPPTAPGASAPLSPAYPLPPSSPLPLSASDQKLEKVREQIETLYRKAGAATDAYNLAQEQTKKQSGEIVKLAKAIVDGQARIAELKDRAGAQAREQYRNGGLPPGAQLVLSDDPQLFLDGINKVRQSQQANKTVLAELKRTQEDLETYTQDASSHWQKLETNRVKQAKAKKKINAQIAAAEKLESQLEKKERARLRQLEREAASRAQSAWLATRPQPAQGIENVGGGATPAGRAAVAFATAQIGKPYVWGATGPGSYDCSGLTSKAWAAAGRPIPRTSQEQWRLLPRIDIQDMRPGDLIIYHADASHVGMYVGDGSIVHSPRPGRNVTLAGAGSMKILGVVRPDK; encoded by the coding sequence GTGAACCGACGCCGCTGTGCCGCTGCCGCCATCACGCTGGTCTGTGCGCTGGGGCTGCTGACCGTCCCGGTCCAGGCGATGGCCGCGCCGCTCCCGGACGTGCCGCCGACCGCTCCCGGCGCCTCGGCCCCGCTGTCTCCCGCGTACCCGCTGCCGCCCTCCTCGCCGCTGCCCCTCTCCGCGTCGGACCAGAAGCTGGAGAAGGTCCGCGAGCAGATCGAGACGCTCTACCGGAAGGCCGGGGCGGCGACGGACGCGTACAACCTCGCCCAGGAGCAGACCAAGAAGCAGTCCGGCGAGATCGTGAAGCTGGCCAAGGCGATCGTCGACGGCCAGGCCCGTATCGCCGAGCTGAAGGACCGGGCCGGCGCCCAGGCGCGCGAGCAATACCGCAACGGCGGCCTGCCGCCCGGCGCGCAGCTGGTCCTCAGCGACGACCCGCAGCTCTTCCTCGACGGCATCAACAAGGTCCGGCAGAGCCAGCAGGCGAACAAGACGGTCCTGGCCGAGCTGAAGCGGACCCAGGAGGACCTGGAGACGTACACCCAGGACGCCAGCTCCCACTGGCAGAAGCTGGAGACGAACCGGGTCAAGCAGGCCAAGGCCAAGAAGAAGATCAACGCGCAGATAGCCGCGGCGGAGAAGCTGGAATCGCAGCTGGAGAAGAAGGAGCGCGCCCGGCTCCGCCAGCTGGAGCGGGAGGCCGCGAGCCGGGCCCAGTCCGCCTGGCTCGCCACCCGGCCCCAGCCCGCCCAGGGCATCGAGAACGTCGGCGGCGGGGCGACCCCGGCAGGCAGAGCCGCCGTGGCCTTCGCGACCGCGCAGATAGGCAAGCCGTATGTGTGGGGGGCCACCGGCCCCGGTTCGTACGACTGCTCGGGGCTGACGTCGAAGGCATGGGCGGCGGCGGGGCGCCCGATCCCGCGCACCTCGCAGGAGCAGTGGCGGCTGCTCCCGCGCATCGACATCCAGGACATGCGCCCCGGCGACCTGATCATCTACCACGCCGACGCCAGCCACGTCGGGATGTACGTCGGCGACGGCTCGATCGTCCACTCCCCGCGCCCCGGCCGCAACGTCACCCTGGCGGGCGCGGGCTCGATGAAGATCCTCGGCGTGGTCCGGCCCGACAAGTAG
- a CDS encoding SAM-dependent methyltransferase: MRQRPIGTATRGTTNPNRLRRMDRWIAAAHGPALRRADTPVAVDLGYGAAPWTAVELLARLRTAEPRTAVAGIEIDPERVAAAKPYEREGLTFVHGGFEIPLAVRPTLIRAANVLRQYDEDQVAEVWARLRSRLAPDGLLVEGTCDEIGRRHVWVALGPEGPRTVTFATRLGSLERPSDLAERLPKALIHRNVPGEPVHAFLRDFDRAWAAASPYASLGARQRWIAAVRAVAGDWPVADGVRRWRQGEVTVGWDALRPNSP, encoded by the coding sequence ATGCGTCAGCGCCCCATCGGCACCGCCACCCGCGGGACCACCAACCCGAACCGGCTGCGCCGCATGGACCGCTGGATCGCCGCCGCGCACGGCCCAGCCTTGCGCCGCGCCGACACCCCCGTGGCCGTCGACCTCGGGTACGGGGCCGCCCCCTGGACCGCCGTCGAGCTGCTGGCCCGGCTGCGGACCGCCGAGCCCCGCACCGCCGTGGCGGGCATCGAGATCGACCCGGAGCGGGTCGCGGCGGCGAAGCCGTACGAGCGCGAGGGGCTCACCTTCGTCCACGGCGGCTTCGAGATCCCGCTGGCGGTGCGGCCCACGCTCATCCGGGCGGCGAACGTGCTGCGCCAGTACGACGAGGACCAGGTCGCGGAGGTCTGGGCGCGGCTCCGTTCCCGGCTCGCCCCCGACGGGCTCCTGGTGGAGGGGACCTGCGACGAGATCGGGCGGCGGCACGTGTGGGTGGCGCTGGGGCCGGAGGGGCCGCGGACGGTGACCTTCGCGACCCGGCTCGGTTCGCTGGAGCGCCCCTCCGACCTCGCGGAGCGGCTGCCGAAGGCGCTGATCCACCGCAACGTTCCGGGCGAGCCGGTCCACGCCTTCCTGCGCGACTTCGACCGGGCCTGGGCGGCGGCCTCCCCGTACGCGTCGCTCGGCGCCCGGCAGCGGTGGATCGCGGCGGTGCGGGCGGTGGCGGGCGACTGGCCGGTGGCGGACGGCGTACGGCGGTGGCGGCAGGGCGAGGTCACCGTCGGGTGGGACGCCCTGCGGCCCAACAGCCCCTGA